The following are encoded in a window of Flavobacteriales bacterium genomic DNA:
- a CDS encoding T9SS type A sorting domain-containing protein produces the protein MRQLYTLFLLTAVCTAQAQSITTTNANTFVPDLLTVEQGTDIGITVGAGHTMTEVSEATWNANGNASNGGFNFSFGNHTLNLATPGTYYYVCQPHAIVGMKGRIIVEASTGVEETTESGVFHIFPNPASEGITITVGAQAGMLLRIIDAQGKEVLAKRLSGSDTIGISHLAKGTYTALLHDQQGSAVARRPLTITR, from the coding sequence ATGCGCCAACTGTACACCCTCTTCCTGCTCACCGCCGTTTGCACGGCCCAGGCCCAAAGCATCACCACCACCAACGCCAACACCTTCGTGCCCGACCTGCTCACCGTGGAACAGGGCACGGACATCGGCATCACCGTGGGTGCCGGGCACACCATGACCGAAGTGAGCGAGGCCACTTGGAACGCCAACGGCAACGCCTCCAACGGCGGCTTCAACTTCAGCTTCGGGAACCACACGCTCAATCTGGCCACTCCCGGCACGTACTACTACGTGTGCCAGCCGCACGCCATCGTGGGCATGAAGGGCCGCATCATCGTGGAAGCCAGCACGGGCGTGGAGGAGACCACCGAGAGCGGCGTGTTCCACATCTTCCCCAATCCGGCCAGCGAAGGGATCACCATCACCGTGGGCGCGCAGGCCGGAATGCTGCTGCGCATCATCGATGCCCAAGGCAAGGAGGTGCTGGCGAAGCGGCTGAGTGGATCGGACACCATCGGCATTTCGCATCTCGCCAAGGGCACCTACACCGCCCTGCTGCACGACCAACAGGGAAGCGCGGTGGCCCGCAGGCCGCTGACGATCACACGCTGA
- a CDS encoding NAAT family transporter, whose product MFPLVASGLFQYLLITMAGILVIVNPLTTAFVFLALVPEATVEERRAIARRATLTATAVLITFALMGGVIFHLFGITLHAFRIAGGIILFGIAMGMLGRRSEHKGISGTERHDVSIIPLAIPFISGPGSIATVMMLVTEAPSIQHTAIVYLAIVITTVLTYFALVNSRHLVRLIGETGRQVITRIFGLILAVLAVQFVINGIVDLLHEQLPGMIEP is encoded by the coding sequence ATGTTCCCCCTCGTCGCATCCGGGCTGTTCCAGTACCTGCTCATCACCATGGCGGGCATCCTGGTGATCGTGAACCCCCTCACCACGGCCTTCGTGTTCCTGGCGCTGGTGCCGGAAGCCACGGTGGAGGAGCGGCGTGCCATCGCCCGCAGGGCCACGCTCACCGCCACGGCCGTGCTCATCACCTTCGCCCTGATGGGCGGGGTGATCTTCCATCTCTTCGGCATCACCCTGCACGCCTTCCGCATCGCCGGCGGCATCATCCTTTTCGGCATCGCCATGGGCATGTTGGGACGGCGAAGCGAACACAAGGGCATCAGCGGCACGGAACGCCACGATGTCTCGATCATCCCCCTGGCCATCCCCTTCATCAGTGGTCCCGGCAGCATCGCCACGGTGATGATGCTGGTGACCGAAGCCCCCTCCATCCAGCACACCGCCATCGTCTACCTGGCCATCGTGATCACCACGGTGCTCACCTACTTCGCGTTGGTGAATTCCCGCCATCTCGTGCGCCTCATCGGCGAGACCGGCCGGCAGGTGATCACCCGCATCTTCGGTCTCATTCTCGCCGTGCTGGCCGTGCAGTTCGTGATCAACGGTATCGTGGACCTGCTGCACGAGCAACTGCCGGGCATGATAGAGCCGTGA
- a CDS encoding DUF4421 domain-containing protein: MRRAIPTPVLPTMLALSMACCGAGSMAQKHKEPFDSLYVRDYSHIVTGRFYLSTKDNAFALRSRNSGRDLVYRPNNQFNWGLGASYRALTLNIGIRIPIINDNDEVFGNTRYLDAQANIHTKRTATNLFLQVFRGYHLRDYTNEELAWPALAERPYRPDARQANFGFSTLRITNNDRFSYRASFNQDAWQRRSQGSWLIGGYMTFFALRADSSIVPSVLDDRFTPGVHIRRGDFFDAGPMGGYVHTFVYREHWFMTLSTVAGAGLSVQGLVVPEETGEGERRSSDAGAGWRFQWRAGAGYNSARHYVGVSFNQERVGYFLGDQQRFTWNVYNLRFNVVRRFNTRIGFMDRGIKWLKRKGPPAMEQALPLAPQGE; this comes from the coding sequence ATGCGACGCGCCATCCCCACACCTGTCCTGCCCACCATGCTCGCCTTGTCCATGGCCTGCTGCGGTGCTGGCTCGATGGCACAGAAACACAAGGAGCCCTTCGACTCGCTCTACGTGCGGGACTATTCGCACATCGTCACGGGCCGTTTCTATTTGAGCACCAAGGACAATGCCTTCGCGCTGCGCAGCCGCAACAGCGGAAGGGACCTGGTGTACCGGCCCAACAACCAGTTCAACTGGGGGCTGGGTGCCAGCTACCGCGCGCTGACACTCAACATCGGCATCCGCATACCCATCATCAACGACAACGACGAGGTCTTCGGCAACACGCGCTACCTGGACGCGCAGGCCAACATCCACACGAAGCGGACGGCCACCAATCTGTTCCTGCAGGTGTTCCGCGGCTATCATCTGCGGGACTACACGAATGAGGAACTCGCCTGGCCCGCGCTGGCCGAGCGCCCCTACCGGCCCGATGCGCGGCAGGCCAACTTCGGCTTCAGCACCCTGCGCATCACCAACAACGACCGCTTCAGCTACCGCGCCTCCTTCAATCAGGACGCCTGGCAGCGCAGGAGCCAGGGCTCGTGGCTGATCGGTGGCTACATGACCTTCTTCGCTCTGCGTGCCGACTCGTCCATCGTGCCGTCCGTCTTGGACGATCGCTTCACGCCCGGTGTGCACATCCGCCGTGGCGACTTCTTCGACGCCGGCCCGATGGGCGGCTACGTGCACACCTTCGTGTACCGCGAGCATTGGTTCATGACCCTCTCCACCGTGGCGGGCGCGGGGCTTTCCGTGCAAGGGCTGGTGGTGCCCGAAGAGACCGGCGAAGGTGAACGGCGAAGCAGCGATGCCGGGGCGGGCTGGCGGTTCCAGTGGCGGGCCGGCGCGGGTTACAACAGCGCGAGGCACTATGTGGGCGTTTCCTTCAACCAGGAGCGCGTGGGCTACTTCCTCGGCGACCAGCAACGCTTCACCTGGAACGTGTACAACCTGCGCTTCAATGTGGTGCGGCGATTCAACACACGCATCGGATTCATGGACCGGGGCATCAAATGGTTGAAGAGGAAGGGGCCACCGGCGATGGAACAAGCGTTGCCTTTGGCACCGCAGGGCGAATGA
- a CDS encoding response regulator transcription factor, which yields MAIRTAIIEDDRDMRMAFERAINDAGDLVLKGSYASAEAFLSRSEGLDGLDVVLTDINLPGQSGIQCIAACKPKRPQLQFLVITVFEDNANLFNALCAGATGYLLKSAAPDEIAQAVRDIHAGGSPMSLAIARMVVASVQQKLVNAALLASLTKREHELVQLLAEGYRYKEIAEKLGLSIETVRTYIRGVYGKLQVHSRTEALNKLFEH from the coding sequence ATGGCCATACGCACCGCCATCATCGAGGACGACCGCGACATGCGCATGGCCTTCGAGCGGGCGATCAATGACGCGGGCGATCTGGTGCTGAAGGGCAGCTACGCCAGTGCCGAGGCATTCCTGTCGCGATCGGAGGGCCTGGATGGCCTCGATGTGGTGCTTACCGATATCAACCTGCCGGGTCAGAGCGGTATCCAGTGCATCGCGGCATGCAAGCCGAAGCGCCCGCAGCTGCAGTTCCTGGTGATCACCGTGTTCGAGGACAACGCCAACCTCTTCAACGCCCTCTGCGCCGGTGCCACGGGCTACCTGCTGAAGAGCGCCGCGCCGGACGAGATAGCCCAGGCGGTGCGGGACATCCATGCGGGTGGATCGCCGATGTCGCTCGCCATCGCGCGCATGGTGGTGGCCAGCGTGCAGCAGAAACTGGTGAACGCGGCGCTACTGGCCAGTCTGACCAAACGGGAGCATGAACTTGTGCAGCTGCTTGCCGAAGGATACCGCTACAAGGAGATCGCGGAGAAGCTGGGGCTGAGCATCGAAACGGTGCGCACCTACATCCGGGGCGTGTATGGCAAGTTGCAGGTGCACAGCCGCACGGAAGCCCTGAACAAGCTGTTCGAGCACTGA
- a CDS encoding T9SS type A sorting domain-containing protein: MIQHYAAFVIPVLLSTAGHAQVFDWAGQLGGASNQDAYAVQVSPDGFVYMAGYFQVSIDLDPTPGQDIVSAVGGQNGYVVKLANDGSYIWGRHFSGSTCMATALAFGLDGSILIAGTFTGTVDFDPGPGVANLTAPASTWYFLCGLSPDGQYQWARRFGSGDPLYDPAIAVDQQGRIHFTGTFSGTMDANPNDEPGAVHDLASNGTLDVFITTFDAQGNFIRAMSFGGTGEDRGRAIAVAPDGHVLVAGQYVGTVTIPSSAGGITLANNSGASYNDIFYLKMDPDGDVLWAKKIGGSGYDRAYALTVGPNGDIYLAGSVESGADLDPGPGVVTSNSPEAAFYVRLDADGNYINSFVTQYGGASDNQARAIGLDAAGNVYFAGRFNGAGSGVDFDPGPGSTAYVTNGVSADGFIAAYAADASYLWSVQVGSIASGQEWIYDLAVDPAGSCYAVGHFTSDIDMDPGTGTHIFNVIGSSSRDAFILKLDPVGLDLPEGMYGGADLVVWPNPSNGPLRVELPGKSGRARMRIMDASGRVVHAGTVLLGAGGGSDGMPVAPGLYVVEVEQGGVTHRAQWVRQ; the protein is encoded by the coding sequence ATGATCCAACACTATGCTGCTTTCGTCATCCCCGTCCTGTTGTCCACGGCAGGACATGCGCAGGTCTTCGATTGGGCCGGTCAACTGGGCGGCGCCAGCAACCAGGACGCCTACGCGGTACAGGTATCACCCGACGGCTTCGTTTACATGGCCGGGTATTTCCAAGTGTCGATCGATCTTGATCCCACACCGGGCCAGGATATCGTGTCGGCTGTGGGCGGCCAGAATGGGTACGTGGTGAAACTGGCCAACGATGGCAGCTACATATGGGGCAGGCATTTCTCGGGCAGCACCTGCATGGCCACCGCTCTGGCGTTCGGGCTCGATGGCAGCATCCTCATCGCGGGTACGTTCACCGGCACGGTGGACTTCGACCCCGGGCCCGGTGTGGCCAACCTTACAGCGCCGGCGAGCACCTGGTATTTCCTCTGCGGCCTGTCGCCCGATGGTCAGTACCAATGGGCCAGGCGCTTTGGTAGCGGCGATCCGCTCTATGATCCGGCCATCGCGGTCGATCAGCAGGGCAGGATCCATTTCACCGGCACCTTTTCCGGCACCATGGACGCGAACCCCAACGACGAACCAGGCGCGGTGCACGACCTGGCAAGCAACGGCACGCTCGACGTGTTCATCACCACTTTCGATGCGCAAGGGAACTTCATTCGCGCCATGAGCTTCGGTGGCACCGGCGAGGACCGGGGGCGCGCCATCGCCGTGGCCCCCGATGGCCATGTGCTCGTCGCCGGGCAATACGTGGGCACAGTCACCATTCCATCGAGCGCCGGTGGCATCACGCTCGCCAACAACAGCGGAGCCTCCTATAACGACATATTCTACCTGAAGATGGACCCCGATGGCGATGTCCTTTGGGCGAAGAAGATCGGGGGCAGTGGCTATGACCGCGCCTATGCATTGACCGTGGGTCCCAACGGGGACATCTATCTGGCGGGCTCTGTGGAGAGCGGCGCGGACCTGGATCCCGGGCCCGGCGTGGTGACCTCCAACAGTCCGGAGGCCGCGTTCTACGTGCGGCTCGATGCTGATGGGAACTACATCAACTCTTTCGTCACGCAGTATGGTGGAGCGAGCGACAACCAGGCGCGTGCCATCGGGCTCGATGCCGCCGGCAACGTGTACTTCGCTGGTCGTTTCAATGGCGCTGGAAGCGGTGTGGACTTCGATCCCGGGCCGGGCAGCACGGCTTATGTCACCAACGGAGTCTCCGCCGATGGATTCATCGCTGCTTATGCTGCGGACGCCAGCTACCTGTGGTCCGTGCAGGTGGGCTCCATCGCCAGCGGGCAGGAGTGGATCTACGACCTGGCCGTGGATCCCGCAGGCAGCTGTTACGCGGTGGGTCATTTCACCAGCGACATCGACATGGACCCCGGAACGGGCACGCACATCTTCAATGTGATCGGCAGCTCTTCCAGGGATGCGTTCATCCTGAAGCTCGATCCCGTAGGCCTGGATTTGCCCGAAGGGATGTACGGTGGTGCGGATCTGGTGGTCTGGCCCAATCCGTCCAATGGCCCTCTGCGGGTGGAACTACCCGGCAAGAGTGGACGTGCGCGGATGCGGATCATGGACGCCTCTGGCCGTGTGGTGCATGCCGGGACGGTGCTGCTGGGTGCCGGAGGAGGTAGCGACGGTATGCCAGTGGCACCGGGCCTTTACGTGGTGGAGGTGGAGCAGGGTGGCGTTACGCATCGTGCCCAATGGGTGCGGCAATGA
- a CDS encoding ATP-binding protein → MRRTGAFLLAGILGCALHAQIVTPIARLPVPGIDGAEVRCMVQDGFGALWIGTDRGLHRFDGVLTEHYLNDPLDPSSINDDAVFDLVLGHDSAIWVGTFGGVWRIDPLTGRRGRVLFEHREGGTGDQECVALAVASDGLWAFGNKWGLSFLHHGDSLFRPAGPPDARAVMGGVVADDGTLWFTDRRTLVHFDPRSGALERFPFTREGADVPPKTLLLRVVRDEHDPAKLWCTSWGLGLLRFDLARRVFDGQWVVQRALSDLHNIVRSALPVDGRTWLLAMDGDLVEVDTFTDRVRTVRGEEVPPMASIASVHHLSNGTILIGGSGEVDVLRPIRPPWEELTRDVRDKSTWITPSALDDGYWLVRFYADRALMHVDTNGRTTFSATLPEAEVPYEAFKVLQARDGRVWLATTRGLLMHVPGSGEMAWSAVEPDGMGNIHPLVHGVHEDKQGALWAAGDRHGLLRWSPAKERWDRVGPPVGHEFPKVDVISVSDFDEERLLVGFGANGAALFAPRTGAYEVVQGPMLNKAHFRTTMQVLADGQGRILVLTRSHGILRLERVPGGGWSIGRRWLPLERPSFHAAVVDGRGRFWIESSAGGYLLDPATDILHRLDPLHGVPVRSPMGVAAGHAGDVLVHVGRWARMNRDLDPGPADGRLMVRAMRAGQQQVDVLELLTGKAQLPRRDNDLRVVFGVVSLFEGDAFTYAYRLVRDGGEGVWNDLGRQRMLDLVDMRPGAYRLELRAVGPVPEPLTAIITFAILPPWWGTLWGRGLLLLLAVGIVIWTTRLILLARYRRQVRELERERELEKVRMRIARDIHDGIGSGLTRINILARQLGAQAGPQAERIEAASAELVKELGEIVWTVDPRNDDYGSFLAYVRSTLGRQAEHLPMALTSDLRCAAEDNTRSIGPEVKRNILLVLKEAVNNAVKHSKARHIEVSLDLGHDEARLIVRDDGTGFDPTAVREGANGLINFRRRAEELGGSVEVRTGATGTTVEMRVPIVHVGATGIGN, encoded by the coding sequence ATGCGGAGGACAGGGGCTTTCCTGTTGGCGGGCATTCTGGGGTGCGCGCTGCACGCCCAGATCGTCACGCCCATTGCCCGGCTCCCTGTACCGGGCATCGATGGTGCCGAGGTGCGGTGCATGGTGCAGGACGGCTTCGGTGCGCTTTGGATCGGCACCGACCGCGGATTGCACCGCTTCGACGGGGTCCTGACCGAGCACTATCTGAACGACCCGCTCGACCCATCGTCCATCAATGATGATGCGGTGTTCGACCTGGTCTTGGGCCATGACAGCGCGATCTGGGTGGGCACCTTCGGCGGCGTCTGGCGTATCGATCCGCTCACGGGCCGTCGGGGCCGCGTCCTCTTTGAGCACCGTGAAGGTGGTACCGGGGACCAGGAATGCGTGGCCCTGGCCGTGGCGAGTGATGGGCTGTGGGCCTTCGGCAACAAGTGGGGCCTGTCCTTCCTGCACCATGGCGACAGTCTCTTTCGCCCGGCCGGCCCCCCTGATGCGCGGGCCGTGATGGGTGGTGTGGTGGCCGATGATGGCACCCTGTGGTTCACCGACCGGCGCACCTTGGTACACTTCGATCCGCGTTCCGGCGCGTTGGAGCGATTCCCCTTCACCCGGGAAGGTGCCGATGTGCCACCCAAGACCTTGCTGCTGCGCGTGGTCCGCGACGAGCACGATCCCGCCAAGCTGTGGTGTACCAGCTGGGGGCTCGGCCTGTTGCGTTTCGATCTCGCCAGAAGGGTCTTCGATGGCCAATGGGTGGTGCAGCGAGCCTTGAGCGATCTGCACAACATTGTCCGTTCCGCATTGCCGGTTGATGGACGGACCTGGCTGCTGGCCATGGATGGGGATCTGGTCGAGGTGGACACTTTCACGGATCGTGTCCGGACAGTGCGCGGCGAGGAGGTCCCACCCATGGCTTCGATCGCGTCCGTCCATCACCTGTCCAATGGCACGATCCTCATCGGGGGGTCGGGCGAGGTGGACGTGTTGCGCCCCATCCGGCCACCATGGGAGGAACTCACACGGGACGTCCGGGACAAGAGCACCTGGATCACCCCGTCCGCGCTTGATGATGGGTATTGGTTGGTACGCTTCTACGCCGATCGCGCGCTGATGCATGTGGACACCAACGGCCGCACCACCTTTTCCGCGACATTGCCCGAAGCGGAAGTGCCTTACGAGGCCTTCAAGGTGCTCCAGGCCCGCGATGGCCGGGTGTGGCTGGCCACCACGCGCGGGCTGCTGATGCATGTCCCGGGCTCCGGCGAGATGGCATGGTCAGCGGTGGAGCCTGATGGGATGGGGAACATCCATCCCCTGGTGCATGGTGTCCATGAGGACAAGCAGGGAGCATTGTGGGCCGCAGGTGACAGGCATGGCTTGTTGCGCTGGTCGCCGGCGAAGGAGCGTTGGGACAGGGTCGGTCCGCCCGTTGGCCATGAATTCCCCAAGGTGGATGTCATCTCTGTTTCGGACTTCGATGAAGAGCGGCTTCTGGTCGGTTTCGGGGCGAACGGCGCTGCACTGTTCGCACCACGCACCGGGGCTTATGAGGTTGTGCAAGGCCCGATGCTCAACAAAGCGCATTTCAGAACGACCATGCAAGTGCTCGCCGATGGGCAGGGGCGCATCCTTGTGCTCACCCGCAGCCACGGGATCCTTCGTCTGGAGCGCGTGCCAGGAGGCGGTTGGTCCATCGGGCGGCGCTGGCTGCCGTTGGAAAGGCCGTCCTTCCATGCGGCGGTGGTGGACGGTCGTGGGCGTTTCTGGATCGAAAGCAGCGCCGGTGGCTACCTGCTGGACCCCGCCACGGACATCCTGCACCGGCTCGATCCCCTGCATGGCGTCCCCGTGCGTTCGCCCATGGGTGTGGCGGCGGGCCACGCAGGTGATGTGCTCGTGCATGTCGGCCGATGGGCAAGGATGAACAGGGATCTCGATCCCGGACCGGCCGATGGACGGCTCATGGTGCGGGCGATGCGCGCCGGTCAACAGCAGGTGGATGTGCTGGAGCTGCTCACCGGGAAAGCCCAGCTGCCCCGGCGCGACAACGACCTCAGGGTCGTCTTTGGTGTGGTCTCCCTTTTCGAGGGCGATGCCTTCACGTACGCCTATCGCCTGGTGCGCGATGGTGGTGAAGGGGTGTGGAACGACCTGGGCAGACAGCGCATGCTCGATCTGGTGGACATGCGGCCCGGCGCCTATCGCTTGGAGTTGCGTGCCGTAGGTCCGGTACCGGAGCCACTCACGGCCATCATCACTTTCGCGATCCTGCCGCCTTGGTGGGGCACACTGTGGGGCCGCGGGCTTCTGCTCCTGCTTGCGGTGGGCATTGTCATCTGGACAACGCGTCTGATCCTGCTGGCCAGGTACCGGCGGCAGGTGCGCGAGTTGGAGCGCGAACGCGAACTGGAGAAGGTGCGCATGCGCATCGCGCGCGACATCCACGATGGCATTGGCAGCGGGCTCACCCGCATCAACATCCTCGCGCGCCAGCTAGGGGCGCAGGCCGGACCACAGGCCGAACGCATCGAGGCGGCCAGTGCGGAACTGGTCAAGGAGCTTGGTGAGATCGTGTGGACCGTCGATCCGCGCAACGACGACTATGGCTCCTTCCTGGCCTATGTGCGCAGCACCCTGGGGCGGCAGGCGGAGCACCTTCCCATGGCGCTCACCAGCGATCTGCGCTGTGCAGCGGAGGACAATACGCGGTCGATCGGGCCCGAAGTGAAGCGCAACATCCTGTTGGTGCTGAAGGAGGCGGTGAACAATGCGGTGAAGCACAGCAAGGCCCGTCACATCGAGGTGTCGCTCGATCTCGGTCATGATGAGGCCCGCTTGATCGTGAGGGACGATGGCACCGGTTTCGACCCCACCGCTGTGCGGGAAGGCGCCAATGGCTTGATCAACTTCCGCAGGCGCGCTGAAGAATTGGGTGGGTCGGTGGAGGTGCGGACTGGTGCGACGGGTACCACGGTGGAAATGCGTGTGCCTATCGTCCATGTCGGTGCCACAGGGATCGGGAATTGA
- a CDS encoding ThuA domain-containing protein translates to MRILLWYTLGLASLQATAQTHLLHFTRTSGWDHQTRGVSYAMFQSIADELQLKVDDDDTGDPFSDPVTLAQYAVIVFSNTSGNAILSEEQRANFEGWVANGGHVMGIHAASDTYRHSTANGNNTGTWDFYPELIGASVQENPNHVNGTPQYTMQHIGTHASTANLPDPWVKNEEYYYWEGGYYGPDNVEVLRVEETVGPNGLVNSYDAPRPMSWYRTEPHGSRIFYTALGHDLSNYTSDMLFRTHIKDALAWLLAGTTHVTTINGDPGVWVYPNPAAEVLNIVAAPSIAGKAIMFLDTMGRPVVMGAVAGQHTTIPLTGLAAGNYLVRVDGRSIPLTIAR, encoded by the coding sequence ATGCGCATCCTGCTCTGGTACACGCTCGGGCTCGCTTCACTCCAGGCAACGGCCCAAACGCACCTGCTCCACTTCACCCGCACCTCCGGCTGGGACCACCAGACACGCGGCGTGTCCTACGCCATGTTCCAATCCATTGCTGATGAGTTGCAGCTTAAAGTGGACGATGATGATACCGGTGATCCCTTCAGCGACCCTGTCACGCTGGCACAGTATGCGGTGATCGTCTTCAGCAACACCAGCGGGAACGCGATCCTTTCCGAGGAACAACGCGCCAACTTCGAGGGATGGGTCGCCAATGGTGGGCACGTCATGGGCATACATGCGGCGAGCGACACCTACCGGCATAGCACGGCCAACGGCAACAACACCGGCACGTGGGACTTTTACCCGGAACTGATCGGTGCCAGTGTGCAGGAAAACCCGAACCACGTGAACGGCACGCCACAGTATACCATGCAGCACATCGGCACGCATGCCAGCACGGCCAACCTGCCCGACCCCTGGGTGAAGAACGAGGAGTACTACTACTGGGAAGGCGGCTACTACGGGCCGGACAATGTGGAAGTGCTTCGCGTGGAGGAGACCGTTGGACCGAACGGCCTGGTGAACAGCTACGATGCGCCCAGGCCGATGAGCTGGTACCGCACGGAACCCCATGGATCACGCATCTTCTACACCGCACTGGGGCACGACCTGAGCAACTACACGAGCGACATGCTGTTCCGTACGCACATCAAGGATGCCCTGGCGTGGCTGTTGGCGGGAACCACCCACGTGACCACGATCAATGGTGATCCGGGCGTATGGGTCTATCCGAACCCCGCGGCGGAAGTGTTGAATATCGTTGCTGCGCCGTCGATCGCAGGCAAGGCCATCATGTTCCTGGACACGATGGGGCGACCGGTCGTCATGGGTGCCGTGGCTGGCCAACACACCACCATACCGTTGACCGGCCTGGCCGCCGGGAACTACCTCGTGCGCGTGGATGGCCGGTCGATCCCGTTGACGATCGCGCGCTAA